Genomic window (Acidobacteriota bacterium):
AGCATTACGCCTGCATTTCGCGTTTGGCAACATTGAACGAATCCGCCAGGTGCGGCATTCGAAGCAAAGAGCTAAGCAAATTCCTGTTGGCCCCTGTCGCGCAGTTGATTCAGGGAAAACGAATCATCGTCGTGAAACACGGCATGCTGCATTTCATTCCATTCAATTCCCTGTCCAATCCGGCAGATGGGCGATTGCTGATCGAAAGCAACGAGATCGGTTCCGTATCGTCGGCATCGCTTTTGAAGTTCCTGACGAATACAACGCGGTCGAAAAAGCCGGCAAAGACCGTCGCGATTTTTGCCGATCCGATCTACGCGCCGAGCGATCCGAGGCTCAGCAAAAACGGTGACGAATCTAGTATTTGGGTAGACGGTTTTGACTTGCCGCGCCTTTATGCTTCGAGGTTCGAAGCTGAACGAATAGCTTCATTTGCCGGACCTGAGAACTTCCTGATGATGACCGATGCCAACGCGTCGCGCGAGGCGTTTCTTCAGTCTAAACTTGAAAACTATCGAATTCTCCATTTCGCGGTTCACACCCTGATTGACGACCGCCAGCCCGAGCTGTCATCGATCGCCTTGTCGAACTTCAATTCCAAAGGCGGACGGGTGTTCGGCTTGATTCGGTCGAGCGACATTCTGCGACTCGACCTGAATTCGGATCTTGTGGTTTTGAGCGCCTGCCGGAGCAATATCGGACAACGAGTCGAAGGCGAAGGCATAATCTCCTTTTCGCAAACCTTCTATTCCGCCGGTGCCAGGAGCACCATCTCGAGCCTGTGGAATGTCGGAGACAAGGTAACCGCGGAGCTGATGAGCAGATTTTACAGAAATCACTTGTCACAGGGAATGAACGCTTCGACAGCACTTCGCGCGGCTCAGCTGGAGATTATGCGCGACGGCCGCTGGAAGTCTCCTTACTATTGGGCAGCCTTTAGTTTTGAAGGCGCGTTCTGAACTTTTGCGGCGGATTCGAAAGGTCAGAGCACGGAACGAGCCGCCTCAAACCGGCGAAAGATCAGAAGAATCTCTGCGCAGCCAGTTGTCTTCCGGATACCAGGCGTCGCGGATGATCGTGTGGATGGCGAAGGCTTGCCTCGAACGACCACTCGTGTTCGGCAAGCTGTAATGCGGCAGTAGACCGTCGAGGACGATGCAGGCGCCTTTTTTGACCTCGAGCGGAATCGCGCCGTCGAGATCGTACGGAGATTCGTCGAACTTCACGAATTCCGTCCCGCCGGATTCCTCTCGGCGAAAGCGCGAACGCAGCGTCGTTCGGTGCCCGCCGGGCTTGGCCCACAAGCAGCCGTTCTCGACGCTCGCGTCCTCGAGCGCGAACCAGAATCCGACGCACGACGCGGGTTCGGTGTAAAGAAACGTCGAGTCCTGATGGACATCGACCACGCCGCCGATCCGCGCGTGTTTGAAGATGTACATACTCTGGATCAGAAGTGCGTCGGCGAGATTGAGATCCACCGCCAAACGTTTCATCTGCGGCGATCGTGAGAATCGATCGAAGACAGGATCGAGATCGTGCATCGCGTGGCCGATCTTGTTGAGCGATTCCAGTATCGGAAATTTCAATTTGCCGGCTTCGTCAAACGCGTCCTTCTCGAAAAAGAACGAGATGCGGTCACCGGATCCGAGAAAATAGTCGTCGCTCGTACGCGTTTGTTCCGCAGTCTGAAAAACAGACGGATGGCCGTCGTAATCGAATTCGGCAACGAGTTCCGCCGCCCGCGCAATCAACGCATCGCACTCGGCGTCCGAATTGAAATCCTCAATGACAAGGAATCCGTCTTTTTGAAATCTCTCGAGCATTTTTAAGAAGTCAGTCCGACATTTCAGGATTCCGAATTCCGGGATTCCGAATTCCAGGATTCCAGGATTCCAAGATAAGATTCCAAATTCCAAGATTCCAAGTATTCCAGATTCCAAGATTCCAAATTCAGAATCATTGGAATTCCTGGAATCTCTGGAATCGTTTGAATCATTGGAATACCTGGAATCTCTGGAATCGTTTGAATCATTGGAATTCCTGGAATCTCTGGAATCGTTTGAATCATTGGGGATTCTGACTCTGGAATTCCTGGAATCTCTGGAATTCCTGGAATCTCTGGAATCCCTGGAATCTCTGGAATTCCTGGAATCTCTGGAATTCCTGGAATCTCTGGAATTCCTGGAATCTCTGGAATTCTTGGAATCGAAACCGAAGAAATCCCAAATCCGCAATCCCAAATCCCAAATCCCAAATATCCCGAATCCCAAATCACCGTGGCGCGATCTTCCAGAGTTCTCCGTTTGGATCGTCGGTGACGACGTAAAGCGCGCCGTCCGGGCCTTCGCGCACGTCGCGGAGGCGCTGGCCGCGATCGGTCAGGAGATGCTGCTCGCCGACGACGCGGTTGTCCTTGATGACCAACCGAACCAATCGCTTCGATGCCAATCCGCCGATGAAAACGCTGCCGCGCCATGCCTTGAACACCTTACCGGTGTAGAACTCCATTCCCGACGGCGCGATCACCGGGTCCCAATAGTAAACCGGCGACTCGAATCCCGCACGTTCGGTCACCGAATCCGGAATCGGCTGTCCCGAATACTCTTCGCCGAAGGTCGCGACCGGCCAGCCATAGTTCTTGCCCCTGACGATCAAGTTCAGTTCATCGCCGCCCTGCGCGCCGTGTTCGACCGTCCAGAGATGACCCTCGTCGTCGAACACCGCCGACTGCAGGTTCCGATGCCCGAGTGTCCAGATTTCCGGCAACGCGTCCTTTACCCCGACGAAAGGATTGTCGTTCGGAACCGAACCGTCGGGATTTATCCTAACGATCTTGCCGAGATGGTTGTCGAGTTTCTGAACGCGCGGCCGGTTTACCGCGAGGTCGAACCTGTCGCCAAGCGTCACGTAGAGTTTCCCGTCGAGCCCGAAGACAATCCGCGATCCGAAATGGAGTCCGTTATTGTACGTCGGCATCGCGCGGAAGATCACCGTTACTTTTTCCAGCGTTTTTCCGTCCTTCGAAAGCACTCCGCGGGCGACGCTCGTTCCGCTTCCGCCCTCGCGCGTTTCGGCGAAGCTCCAGAAGATCGTCCGATCCTTTTTGAAATCCGGACTAAGCGCGACGTCGAGCAAGCCGCCCTGGCCGCGCGCCGTGATCGGCGGCAATCCGCCCTGCGAACTGATTTCCGAAACTCCTCCCTGGCCGACCGGCAACACGCC
Coding sequences:
- a CDS encoding phytanoyl-CoA dioxygenase family protein, which produces MLERFQKDGFLVIEDFNSDAECDALIARAAELVAEFDYDGHPSVFQTAEQTRTSDDYFLGSGDRISFFFEKDAFDEAGKLKFPILESLNKIGHAMHDLDPVFDRFSRSPQMKRLAVDLNLADALLIQSMYIFKHARIGGVVDVHQDSTFLYTEPASCVGFWFALEDASVENGCLWAKPGGHRTTLRSRFRREESGGTEFVKFDESPYDLDGAIPLEVKKGACIVLDGLLPHYSLPNTSGRSRQAFAIHTIIRDAWYPEDNWLRRDSSDLSPV
- a CDS encoding PQQ-dependent sugar dehydrogenase, with amino-acid sequence MATMRGKTIIGKIILVGGLIAIGVFSVLAQQDCKPIETRPPNAPDQKPAFVGQTRVCEVKSNVAFEVTVIAKGLVNPWAVEPLPNGDLLVTERPGRLRVVTAKGEIGPPITGVLPVGQGGVSEISSQGGLPPITARGQGGLLDVALSPDFKKDRTIFWSFAETREGGSGTSVARGVLSKDGKTLEKVTVIFRAMPTYNNGLHFGSRIVFGLDGKLYVTLGDRFDLAVNRPRVQKLDNHLGKIVRINPDGSVPNDNPFVGVKDALPEIWTLGHRNLQSAVFDDEGHLWTVEHGAQGGDELNLIVRGKNYGWPVATFGEEYSGQPIPDSVTERAGFESPVYYWDPVIAPSGMEFYTGKVFKAWRGSVFIGGLASKRLVRLVIKDNRVVGEQHLLTDRGQRLRDVREGPDGALYVVTDDPNGELWKIAPR